The Streptomyces sp. NBC_01244 genome contains a region encoding:
- a CDS encoding TIGR03842 family LLM class F420-dependent oxidoreductase, with protein MDFGLVLQTDPPASQVVSLMKRAERNGFRYGWTFDSAVLWQEPFVIYSQILANTQRMHVGPMVTNPGTRTWEVTASTFATLNDMYGNRTVCGIGRGDSAMRVAGRAPNTLARLGAAIDVIRDLAEGREAEVDGNALRIPWIKDGKLPVWMAAYGPKALALAGQKADGFILQLADPFLTEWMIKAVRDAAVAAGRDPDAITICVAAPAYVGDDLAHARDQCRWFGGMVGNHVADLVSRYGEHSGMVPDELTEYVKSRQGYDYSHHGRTGNPSADFVPDEIVDRFCLLGPAEAHIEKLRALRDLGVDQFAVYDMHDAREATIDAYGSDIIPAFG; from the coding sequence ATGGACTTCGGCCTCGTCCTCCAGACCGACCCGCCCGCCTCCCAGGTCGTGAGCCTCATGAAGCGGGCCGAACGCAACGGCTTCCGCTACGGCTGGACCTTCGACTCGGCGGTCCTCTGGCAGGAGCCGTTCGTCATCTACAGCCAGATCCTCGCCAACACCCAGCGGATGCACGTCGGCCCGATGGTCACCAACCCGGGCACCCGCACCTGGGAGGTGACCGCCTCCACCTTCGCCACCCTCAACGACATGTACGGAAACCGCACCGTCTGCGGGATCGGCCGCGGCGACTCGGCCATGCGGGTGGCGGGCCGGGCGCCGAACACCCTGGCCCGGCTCGGGGCGGCCATCGACGTGATCCGTGACCTGGCGGAGGGGCGTGAGGCAGAGGTCGACGGCAACGCGCTGCGGATCCCGTGGATCAAGGACGGGAAGCTGCCGGTGTGGATGGCGGCGTACGGGCCGAAGGCGCTGGCCCTGGCCGGACAGAAGGCGGACGGGTTCATCCTCCAGCTCGCCGACCCCTTCCTCACCGAGTGGATGATCAAGGCGGTCCGGGACGCCGCCGTCGCCGCGGGCCGGGACCCGGACGCGATCACCATCTGCGTGGCGGCTCCGGCGTACGTCGGCGACGACCTGGCCCACGCCCGCGACCAGTGCCGCTGGTTCGGCGGGATGGTCGGCAACCACGTGGCCGACCTGGTCTCGCGCTACGGCGAACACTCCGGGATGGTCCCGGATGAGCTCACCGAGTACGTCAAATCCCGGCAGGGCTACGACTACAGCCACCACGGCCGCACCGGGAACCCGTCGGCGGACTTCGTCCCGGACGAGATCGTCGACCGCTTCTGCCTGCTGGGCCCGGCCGAGGCCCACATCGAGAAGCTGAGGGCCCTGCGCGACCTCGGCGTCGACCAGTTCGCCGTCTACGACATGCACGACGCGAGGGAAGCGACCATCGACGCGTACGGCTCGGACATCATCCCGGCGTTCGGCTGA
- a CDS encoding LLM class flavin-dependent oxidoreductase has product MQFGIFTVGDLTEDPTTGTTQTEHDRIKAMVTIALHAEQAGLDVFATGEHHNPPFVPSSPTTMLGWIAARTQKLLLSTSTTLITTNDPVKIAEDYAMLQHLADGRVDLMMGRGNTGPVYPWFGKDIRDGIDLALENYELLHQLWRRESVDWEGKFRTPLQSFTSTPRPLDGVPPFVWHGSIRSPEIAEQAAFYGDGFFHNNIFWPKEHTEKMVRLYRRRYAHYGHGTEEQAIVGLGGHVFMRTNSQDAVREFRPYFDRAPVYGHGPSLEDFSRETPLTVGSPQQAIERTLSFRDYAGDYQRQLFLVDHAGLPLKTVLEQIDILGEQVVPVLRKEFAIGRPAGVPDAPTHAARVATRDAKAPLTR; this is encoded by the coding sequence ATGCAGTTCGGCATCTTCACCGTGGGCGACCTGACCGAGGACCCCACGACGGGCACGACGCAAACCGAGCACGACCGCATCAAGGCCATGGTCACCATCGCCCTCCACGCGGAGCAGGCCGGTCTCGACGTGTTCGCCACCGGTGAGCACCACAACCCGCCGTTCGTCCCCTCCTCACCGACCACGATGCTCGGGTGGATCGCCGCCCGGACCCAGAAGCTCCTGCTGTCGACGTCCACGACCCTGATCACCACCAACGACCCGGTGAAGATCGCCGAGGACTACGCGATGCTCCAGCACCTGGCCGACGGCCGCGTGGACCTGATGATGGGGCGCGGCAACACCGGGCCGGTGTACCCGTGGTTCGGCAAGGACATCCGCGACGGCATCGACCTGGCGCTGGAGAACTACGAGCTGCTGCACCAGCTGTGGCGCCGGGAGTCGGTGGACTGGGAGGGCAAGTTCCGCACGCCGCTCCAGTCGTTCACCTCGACGCCGCGCCCGCTGGACGGCGTACCGCCCTTCGTCTGGCACGGCTCGATCCGTTCCCCGGAGATCGCCGAACAGGCCGCGTTCTACGGAGACGGGTTCTTCCACAACAACATCTTCTGGCCCAAGGAGCACACCGAGAAGATGGTCCGGCTCTACCGCCGCCGCTACGCCCACTACGGCCACGGCACCGAGGAACAGGCGATCGTCGGCCTCGGCGGCCACGTGTTCATGCGCACCAACAGCCAGGACGCCGTCCGCGAGTTCCGCCCGTACTTCGACCGGGCCCCGGTCTACGGCCACGGCCCGTCCCTGGAGGACTTCTCGCGCGAAACACCGCTCACCGTCGGATCGCCCCAGCAGGCCATCGAGCGGACGCTGTCCTTCCGCGACTACGCGGGTGACTACCAGCGCCAGCTCTTCCTCGTGGACCACGCCGGGCTGCCGCTGAAGACCGTACTGGAGCAGATCGACATCCTCGGCGAACAGGTCGTACCGGTCCTGCGCAAGGAGTTCGCGATCGGCCGGCCCGCGGGAGTCCCCGATGCGCCCACGCACGCCGCCCGCGTCGCGACCCGCGACGCCAAGGCTCCCCTCACACGCTGA
- a CDS encoding NAD(P)/FAD-dependent oxidoreductase: MTQQPNGATGTTRAVILGGSLAGTLAAAALAPHFGEILVLERDKKLPDTAAPRPRLPQAAHAHMLWSGGADAIEALLPGTTDRWLSAGAHRVPIPNGMVSYSPAGWFRRWTETHYLIGASRDLIDWGIRAAALAIPNVGVRTGMTVTSLVGSAAQVCGVHVRNEDGEESAVDADLVIDATGRGSKVLEWLRQIGAPTVGETVVDAGVRYASRRYRAPLGAESDWPVIHIQADPRQGKPGQVVSIIPIEDGQWHVSLSGTRGAEPSADENLFEEFAGGVRHPLAAEFLARAEPISDVVVYGRTANRQRRFDKASMPAGFVVLGDAATSLNPVYGHGMSSAALGALALRDTAAKTPVTSPKFAARAQKAMARPAAAAWLLAVGQDRFYPGAVGKTPNLADKLAARYVHRLSHTAIGNFLVVKALTDVMTMQKPASVLGTPDVLIAAARGLRKPLLDGPALTTREQSILDREPLRRAEKIKTSD; encoded by the coding sequence ATGACCCAGCAGCCCAACGGCGCTACCGGCACCACCCGCGCCGTCATTCTCGGCGGCAGCCTTGCCGGTACTCTCGCGGCCGCCGCACTCGCACCCCACTTCGGGGAAATCCTCGTCCTCGAACGCGACAAGAAGCTGCCCGACACCGCCGCGCCCCGGCCCAGGCTCCCCCAGGCCGCCCACGCCCACATGCTGTGGTCGGGTGGCGCGGACGCGATCGAGGCCCTGCTTCCCGGCACGACCGACCGGTGGCTTTCGGCCGGGGCCCACCGCGTACCGATCCCCAACGGCATGGTCTCCTACTCGCCCGCGGGCTGGTTCCGGCGGTGGACCGAGACCCACTACCTCATCGGCGCCAGCCGTGACCTCATCGACTGGGGCATACGCGCCGCGGCCTTGGCGATCCCCAACGTCGGCGTGCGTACGGGCATGACCGTCACATCACTGGTGGGCAGTGCGGCGCAGGTGTGCGGTGTGCACGTGCGGAACGAGGACGGCGAGGAGAGCGCGGTCGACGCCGACCTCGTGATCGACGCCACCGGTCGTGGCTCCAAGGTCCTGGAGTGGCTCCGGCAGATCGGCGCCCCCACGGTGGGTGAGACCGTGGTGGACGCCGGGGTACGGTACGCCAGCCGCCGGTACCGCGCCCCTCTGGGCGCCGAATCCGACTGGCCCGTCATCCACATCCAGGCCGACCCGAGGCAAGGCAAGCCCGGCCAGGTGGTCTCGATCATCCCCATCGAAGACGGCCAGTGGCACGTCAGCCTCTCCGGCACCCGCGGCGCCGAGCCGAGCGCCGACGAGAACCTGTTCGAGGAGTTCGCCGGAGGAGTGCGCCACCCGCTGGCCGCCGAATTCCTCGCCCGTGCGGAGCCGATCAGCGACGTCGTCGTCTACGGCCGGACCGCCAACCGGCAGCGGCGCTTCGACAAAGCCTCGATGCCCGCCGGCTTCGTCGTGCTCGGCGACGCCGCCACCAGCCTCAACCCCGTCTACGGCCACGGAATGTCCTCCGCTGCCCTCGGCGCGCTCGCCCTGCGCGACACCGCGGCGAAGACGCCCGTGACCTCACCCAAGTTCGCCGCTCGGGCCCAGAAGGCGATGGCCCGCCCCGCCGCCGCGGCGTGGCTGCTCGCCGTCGGCCAGGACCGCTTCTATCCGGGTGCCGTCGGCAAGACGCCCAACCTGGCCGACAAGCTCGCGGCACGCTACGTCCACCGCCTCAGCCACACCGCCATCGGCAACTTCCTCGTCGTCAAGGCGCTCACGGACGTCATGACGATGCAGAAGCCCGCCTCCGTCCTCGGCACCCCCGACGTCCTGATCGCCGCGGCACGCGGCCTGCGCAAGCCCCTGCTCGACGGTCCCGCACTCACCACCAGGGAGCAGAGCATCCTGGACCGCGAGCCCCTTCGCCGAGCAGAAAAGATCAAGACCTCCGACTAG
- a CDS encoding MAB_1171c family putative transporter: MDGSDYYIPAAALGIAFLSKLPGLIRQWSNPMVRSVAGLLFMSSAGFAFAAPPTITVVNRWVGLPNVSAPLVYAILSVFNTCCIVLLAYWREGFGVEVQRRVRWWFAVCGAVIALLSLCFVLGDAPVERLRDLDTHYASTPWIREMIVIYLAWHIVVGTVVPVMCWRWSRVVDGWLRAGLLTLVAGFVFSTGFGLAKAAAVVARWTGGDWDFLSTDVAPPLASVGAVLTTSGFLLPQGRRLARVWETWQTYRWMGPLWRRLRILMGLPVSTSWWTPLGSRLFDRETDIHDDLLALAPYCDLEIMTAHRERALDDGVCPHEARAAAAAMMIAFAIDAKESCTGSVEDCPEQGTAALSAVLGAGTRGIARISRQYGALRRHTAAAPQGRRSL, encoded by the coding sequence ATGGACGGCTCGGACTACTACATCCCGGCAGCCGCCCTCGGCATCGCGTTCCTCTCCAAGCTCCCCGGACTGATCCGGCAGTGGAGCAACCCCATGGTCCGGTCCGTCGCGGGACTGCTCTTCATGTCCAGCGCCGGATTCGCCTTCGCCGCGCCCCCCACGATCACCGTGGTCAACCGGTGGGTGGGGCTGCCGAACGTCTCCGCGCCGCTGGTCTACGCCATCCTCAGCGTGTTCAACACGTGCTGCATCGTGCTCCTCGCGTACTGGCGGGAGGGATTCGGCGTCGAGGTCCAGCGCCGCGTGCGGTGGTGGTTCGCGGTATGCGGCGCGGTGATCGCCCTGCTCAGCCTGTGCTTCGTCCTGGGCGACGCCCCGGTGGAACGGCTCCGGGACCTCGACACCCATTACGCGTCCACGCCCTGGATCCGCGAAATGATCGTCATCTACCTCGCCTGGCACATCGTGGTCGGCACGGTCGTACCGGTGATGTGCTGGCGGTGGTCGCGGGTGGTCGACGGGTGGCTCCGGGCGGGCTTGTTGACCCTGGTGGCCGGCTTCGTCTTCAGCACCGGTTTCGGCCTGGCCAAGGCCGCGGCCGTCGTCGCCCGCTGGACGGGCGGTGACTGGGACTTCCTGAGCACGGACGTCGCCCCGCCCCTGGCCAGTGTCGGAGCCGTACTGACCACCTCCGGCTTCCTGTTGCCCCAGGGCCGTCGCCTGGCCAGGGTCTGGGAAACATGGCAGACCTACCGGTGGATGGGGCCGCTGTGGCGCAGGCTCCGCATCCTCATGGGCCTGCCGGTGTCCACCAGTTGGTGGACACCGCTCGGATCCCGGCTCTTCGATCGCGAAACGGATATCCACGATGACCTACTGGCCTTGGCCCCGTACTGCGACCTCGAGATCATGACGGCACACCGCGAGAGGGCGCTCGACGACGGAGTCTGCCCCCACGAGGCACGTGCCGCGGCCGCGGCCATGATGATCGCGTTCGCCATCGATGCCAAGGAATCCTGCACGGGGAGCGTCGAGGACTGCCCGGAACAAGGCACTGCCGCGCTCAGCGCCGTACTCGGCGCCGGCACCAGGGGTATCGCCCGCATCTCTCGCCAGTACGGAGCCCTTCGCCGCCACACCGCGGCCGCCCCGCAGGGAAGGCGCTCCCTGTGA
- a CDS encoding toxin-antitoxin system, toxin component, with the protein MRIVRNRRLEQEMVRLCDELYAGLGEPAPRDIAELIDRIAVQLTAYRGDPGRPVRIVRRDFPQGLGIVSGLWLDGETEDIIVVAKSTSPFHALVILGHEIWHMIKGHCGTYALGAQVATRLIGDDVLTSEDLDEAVRLVAARTHAAGGDEAEAEQYGRMLGRRFRHLLEVDSTQRVLEGPAARIQASLGNG; encoded by the coding sequence ATGAGAATCGTGAGGAACCGGCGGCTGGAGCAAGAGATGGTGCGGCTGTGCGATGAGCTGTACGCCGGCCTGGGTGAGCCCGCACCCCGCGACATCGCCGAGCTGATCGACCGAATAGCCGTGCAACTCACCGCCTACCGCGGCGATCCCGGACGGCCCGTGCGCATCGTGCGCCGGGACTTCCCGCAGGGCCTCGGAATCGTCTCGGGACTCTGGCTCGACGGGGAGACCGAGGACATCATCGTCGTCGCGAAGAGCACCAGCCCCTTCCATGCTCTGGTCATCCTGGGGCACGAGATCTGGCACATGATCAAAGGCCACTGCGGTACGTACGCCCTGGGTGCGCAGGTCGCCACTCGCCTGATCGGTGATGACGTCCTGACCTCGGAGGACCTGGACGAAGCCGTGCGTCTCGTCGCCGCGCGGACACACGCCGCGGGAGGTGACGAGGCCGAGGCCGAGCAGTACGGCCGCATGCTCGGCCGGCGCTTTCGCCACTTGCTCGAAGTCGACTCCACCCAGCGGGTCCTCGAAGGTCCGGCCGCCCGCATCCAGGCCTCTCTCGGCAACGGCTGA
- a CDS encoding NADH:flavin oxidoreductase/NADH oxidase family protein — MHLSTPLVLQSGARIANRIAKAAMEESLARQPGQLPGPEIEELYRSWARGGSGLIITGNVMIDRRALTSPGTIVLDAETDLAPFRRWAAAAGSQGGQVWMQINHPGRQVRSDLPGVAWAPSDIGVSLGKHTSTFARPTAMTGADIQATIDRFATTARLAEETGFHGVQIHAAHGYLLSQFLSPLVNRRTDQWGGSLENRARMLVEVVRAVRAAVSPGFTVSIKINTADFQRGGFDVDEVEQVLVSLGDLGVDLVELSGGSMESAATMGRTADDRKLDREAYFLAIAERLVASAPMPLMLTGGIGRRSSAEKVLTSGFAMVGLATALALHPDLPTRWQEGDDIEVAAPRLNWRDKDIASAGVLALVRAHMSRISRGLPPRARTSAYVALIRDTLRNRGMTRTYGRWLSQNPAPEATMPLTG, encoded by the coding sequence ATGCATCTGTCCACACCTCTCGTACTGCAGAGCGGCGCCCGCATTGCCAACCGGATAGCCAAGGCCGCCATGGAGGAGAGCCTCGCCCGCCAGCCCGGCCAACTGCCCGGGCCGGAGATCGAGGAGCTCTACCGCAGTTGGGCCCGCGGCGGAAGCGGACTGATCATCACCGGGAACGTGATGATCGACCGACGGGCCCTCACGTCTCCGGGAACGATCGTGCTCGACGCCGAAACCGACCTGGCCCCCTTCCGCCGCTGGGCCGCGGCCGCCGGTTCGCAGGGCGGTCAGGTGTGGATGCAGATCAACCACCCCGGCCGGCAAGTCAGGTCGGACCTGCCCGGGGTCGCATGGGCGCCGTCCGACATCGGCGTCAGCCTCGGGAAGCACACGAGCACGTTCGCCCGCCCGACCGCGATGACCGGGGCGGACATCCAGGCCACGATCGACCGGTTCGCCACCACAGCACGGCTCGCGGAGGAGACCGGCTTCCACGGCGTCCAGATCCACGCGGCCCACGGTTACCTCCTCAGCCAGTTCCTCTCCCCCCTCGTCAACCGCCGCACCGACCAGTGGGGCGGCAGCCTGGAGAACAGGGCGCGGATGCTCGTGGAGGTGGTGCGAGCCGTTCGGGCGGCCGTGTCCCCGGGCTTCACCGTAAGCATCAAGATCAACACTGCCGACTTCCAGCGCGGCGGCTTCGACGTCGACGAGGTGGAACAGGTACTCGTGTCTCTCGGAGACCTCGGCGTGGACCTGGTGGAACTCTCCGGCGGAAGCATGGAGAGCGCGGCGACCATGGGCCGGACGGCCGATGACAGGAAGCTCGACCGGGAGGCCTACTTCCTGGCGATCGCCGAGCGGCTCGTCGCATCCGCGCCCATGCCGCTCATGCTGACCGGCGGCATAGGCCGGCGCTCCTCCGCGGAGAAGGTCCTGACCAGCGGATTCGCCATGGTCGGGCTGGCCACCGCCCTCGCTCTCCACCCCGACCTGCCCACGCGCTGGCAGGAAGGCGACGACATCGAGGTTGCCGCGCCGCGCCTCAACTGGCGGGACAAGGACATCGCCAGCGCGGGCGTACTGGCCCTCGTGCGGGCGCACATGAGCCGCATCTCCCGCGGCCTGCCGCCTCGCGCCCGGACCTCCGCGTACGTCGCCCTCATCCGCGACACCCTGCGGAACCGGGGAATGACCCGGACTTACGGACGGTGGCTTTCCCAGAACCCGGCGCCGGAGGCCACCATGCCGCTCACCGGCTGA
- a CDS encoding FAD-dependent oxidoreductase, which yields MVTTHPKHVEALIIGGGYAGLLAASVVALAGYDVLVLAGGQPTTRPREAGFEPAQHGEVLHVGGMWDVNDLAYGSGAMLQRRGARTFPFPAGDHLSRTRPRAWGTRELLTCSRELLTGVLREVVVANPARERDTTILDGAHAVGLIGDESAVLGVRVRFGDGTEQEVTAQLVVDASGAEACTANWLEDLGVAAVPVIRRGAAGFSASRLYRAPEGQADLALTAVADGARSAVIVPIEAGLWAVTQTAPDREQIADADAFARAALALSDPAVGRLIAGAKPAGDVAVTPAAALRWHRYERIRGPRGLVVVGDALATFSPLDARGPLAAEAAARALRVALGRGISHPRASRRAQQAIAEEVAHLWADPRTDLMGGGRPRPAGAGLSTRLSRVRAAAGRVLKPRTR from the coding sequence ATGGTCACCACACACCCGAAGCACGTCGAGGCCCTCATCATCGGCGGGGGGTACGCCGGCCTGCTGGCCGCATCCGTGGTCGCCCTGGCCGGCTACGACGTACTCGTGCTCGCGGGCGGCCAACCCACCACCCGCCCACGGGAAGCGGGTTTCGAACCGGCTCAGCACGGCGAGGTGCTCCACGTCGGCGGGATGTGGGACGTGAACGATCTGGCGTACGGCTCGGGGGCGATGCTGCAGCGCCGCGGTGCTCGGACGTTCCCCTTCCCCGCCGGGGACCACCTGTCCCGGACGCGCCCGCGAGCCTGGGGGACCCGAGAACTGCTGACGTGCAGCCGCGAACTCCTGACCGGCGTGCTGCGCGAGGTCGTCGTCGCCAACCCCGCACGCGAGCGGGACACCACCATCCTGGACGGCGCCCATGCCGTCGGGCTGATCGGCGACGAATCCGCGGTGCTCGGCGTGCGCGTCCGGTTCGGTGACGGGACGGAGCAGGAGGTCACCGCGCAGCTCGTCGTCGACGCGAGCGGCGCCGAGGCGTGTACGGCGAACTGGCTGGAGGACCTCGGCGTTGCCGCCGTACCGGTCATCAGGCGCGGCGCGGCCGGGTTCTCCGCCAGCCGTCTCTACCGGGCGCCGGAGGGGCAGGCGGACCTCGCCCTCACCGCTGTCGCGGACGGTGCCCGCAGCGCCGTGATCGTTCCGATCGAGGCCGGATTGTGGGCCGTCACCCAGACCGCCCCGGATCGTGAACAGATCGCCGACGCGGACGCCTTCGCCCGGGCCGCGCTGGCCCTGTCGGACCCCGCCGTCGGCCGGCTCATCGCCGGGGCGAAGCCCGCGGGCGACGTGGCCGTAACCCCTGCTGCGGCCCTGCGCTGGCACCGGTACGAGCGCATCCGCGGGCCCCGCGGCCTCGTCGTCGTGGGGGACGCCCTGGCGACCTTCAGCCCCCTGGACGCGCGCGGACCGCTGGCGGCCGAGGCCGCCGCCAGAGCCCTGCGCGTGGCACTCGGGCGTGGCATCAGCCACCCGAGGGCGTCCCGCCGGGCCCAGCAGGCAATCGCCGAAGAGGTCGCGCACCTGTGGGCCGATCCGCGGACGGACCTGATGGGCGGGGGCCGGCCCAGGCCCGCCGGCGCGGGCCTCTCCACACGCCTCTCACGCGTACGGGCGGCAGCGGGCCGGGTTCTGAAGCCGCGAACCCGCTGA
- a CDS encoding MAB_1171c family putative transporter, with amino-acid sequence MNAGTAYLSVAAGFLVATAIKLWALRKNPRDPLLRAVTATLFVAAFLFVTAAPPNLAVINEMFGVPNIAAPIVYSILTAFDGISIVLLIHWRGNEDARVTLRRTRLCLTTYATVMVAICALFALGDAPVERLRDLDTYYCGTPWIREMILLYLTAHSVAAVTLVLLCLRWSRKVPGTLKAGLLLITAGAVCMFGYDLLKFTAIFARWLGHDWDALSTDVAFSLAGFSAFLFSAGFMLPPIGQGVGSRWRALRRFRRLQPLWLEIRPEIPPTSPPPMPWWQPVKRRLMQRETDIFDAVLRLTPWFDHSTGAEIYALALAEYSEARRARGEADACVIARAVIRKGYAVPALAPERRWTVSSIEDSEDLVDMSAAMLRSPRVEVTRQSSALAEHSA; translated from the coding sequence GTGAACGCGGGAACGGCGTACCTGTCCGTGGCCGCCGGCTTCCTCGTCGCCACCGCCATCAAACTCTGGGCTCTGCGGAAGAACCCCCGGGACCCGCTCCTGAGGGCCGTCACCGCGACCCTCTTCGTTGCCGCGTTCCTGTTCGTCACGGCCGCTCCCCCGAATCTCGCGGTCATCAACGAGATGTTCGGCGTACCGAACATCGCCGCGCCCATCGTGTACTCGATCCTGACCGCCTTCGACGGCATCAGCATCGTGTTGCTGATCCACTGGCGGGGAAACGAGGATGCGCGCGTCACCCTGCGGCGGACACGGCTGTGCCTGACCACCTACGCCACGGTGATGGTTGCCATATGTGCCCTGTTCGCGCTGGGCGACGCACCGGTCGAGCGACTCCGGGACCTGGACACGTACTACTGCGGCACGCCCTGGATCCGCGAGATGATCCTTCTCTACCTGACGGCGCACAGCGTCGCGGCCGTCACCCTGGTGCTCCTGTGCCTGCGTTGGTCGAGGAAGGTCCCCGGCACCCTGAAGGCCGGGCTGCTCCTGATCACCGCCGGGGCGGTGTGCATGTTCGGCTACGACCTTTTGAAGTTCACGGCGATCTTTGCCCGCTGGCTCGGCCACGATTGGGACGCGCTGAGCACCGACGTCGCCTTCTCCCTGGCCGGTTTCAGCGCCTTCCTCTTTTCCGCCGGTTTCATGCTCCCGCCCATCGGCCAAGGCGTGGGCTCCCGGTGGCGGGCTCTTCGCCGCTTTCGCCGGCTGCAGCCCCTCTGGCTGGAGATCCGCCCGGAGATACCTCCCACGAGTCCGCCGCCGATGCCGTGGTGGCAGCCCGTGAAGCGTCGGCTCATGCAGCGCGAGACGGACATTTTCGACGCCGTACTGCGGCTGACGCCCTGGTTTGACCATTCGACCGGCGCGGAGATCTACGCGCTCGCCCTGGCCGAGTACTCCGAGGCCCGGCGTGCCCGCGGCGAAGCCGATGCCTGCGTCATAGCCCGCGCGGTGATCCGCAAGGGGTACGCCGTGCCCGCCCTCGCTCCGGAGCGTCGATGGACGGTCAGCTCCATCGAGGATTCCGAAGACCTCGTCGACATGTCCGCCGCCATGCTGCGCTCCCCGCGGGTCGAAGTGACACGGCAGTCCAGCGCACTGGCGGAACACAGTGCCTGA
- a CDS encoding MAB_1171c family putative transporter has product MTGSDYFIPAGVLAIALVVKAPSFWRSWHSPMSNSIFVILAASAAGFVFGAPPTIERVNRFTGVPNVSALIVYCILSCLSCGSIVLLIHWRGGPEEILRKHTRIWIAATAALIATFCVLFSLSSVPIEQQRDFDTFYANTPYVREMIVLYLTAHIATSLVVATKCWRWARELRDLQAAWTHWGLLILVAAFGIGLSFALLKFLAVGARWAGTDGWDALSTEVAPPLAGLGAGMTTIGFLVPVVGPRLGSMWGSWRAYRAMEPLWRALEPFAGPGKPTWIRLTSSPEIRAMARSTDISDRLLNLSPHLDSSHREAAERYASSQGCEPEAALIFAEAATIHAALAAAEAAEAAGGPSSGLPAIAAETGATIDTRVSGTNGLARLSIQFSKIRRSDVPVGGAARSEGN; this is encoded by the coding sequence ATGACCGGATCGGACTATTTCATTCCCGCCGGCGTCCTGGCGATCGCTTTGGTGGTGAAGGCTCCCTCGTTCTGGCGCAGCTGGCACTCGCCGATGTCGAATTCGATTTTCGTGATCCTCGCGGCCTCGGCGGCAGGGTTCGTGTTCGGTGCCCCGCCGACCATCGAGCGGGTCAACCGGTTCACCGGCGTCCCGAACGTCTCGGCGCTCATCGTCTACTGCATCCTGTCGTGCCTGTCGTGCGGCTCGATCGTGCTCCTCATCCACTGGCGCGGGGGGCCCGAGGAGATCCTCCGGAAGCACACCAGGATATGGATCGCGGCGACCGCCGCACTGATCGCGACGTTCTGTGTCCTCTTCTCTCTCAGCAGCGTGCCCATCGAGCAGCAGCGCGACTTCGACACCTTCTACGCGAACACCCCGTACGTGCGGGAGATGATCGTGCTCTATCTGACCGCGCACATCGCCACGAGTCTCGTGGTGGCGACGAAATGCTGGCGGTGGGCCCGTGAGCTTCGAGATCTCCAGGCCGCGTGGACCCACTGGGGCCTGCTCATACTCGTGGCCGCCTTCGGCATCGGCTTGTCGTTCGCCCTGCTCAAATTCCTGGCTGTCGGCGCCCGGTGGGCCGGTACGGACGGATGGGACGCGCTCAGCACCGAAGTCGCCCCTCCCCTGGCAGGACTGGGCGCCGGCATGACGACGATCGGCTTCCTGGTGCCGGTCGTCGGGCCACGGCTGGGGTCGATGTGGGGGTCCTGGCGGGCCTACCGGGCGATGGAGCCCCTCTGGCGTGCGCTCGAGCCCTTCGCCGGACCCGGGAAGCCCACCTGGATCCGGCTTACTTCGTCACCGGAGATCCGGGCGATGGCCAGGTCCACCGACATTTCCGATCGCCTGCTGAATCTGTCGCCCCATCTGGACAGCAGCCACCGCGAGGCGGCCGAGCGGTACGCCTCCTCGCAGGGCTGCGAGCCGGAGGCGGCTCTCATCTTCGCCGAAGCGGCCACGATCCACGCGGCCTTGGCCGCCGCCGAGGCCGCGGAGGCCGCCGGGGGGCCGTCGTCCGGACTGCCGGCCATCGCTGCCGAGACGGGCGCCACCATCGACACGCGCGTGTCGGGAACGAATGGTCTCGCCCGACTGAGCATCCAGTTCTCCAAGATCCGCCGCTCCGACGTGCCCGTCGGCGGCGCGGCCCGCTCAGAGGGCAATTGA